The DNA sequence GCCCCCAAAACTTGGTTAGAACTCTCAAGACGGTTGGTAAATTGCGGCCGCACGAAAAATACCGAAATAACCAAAAAAGATAAAAGAAAACTGATCCAGCCGTAAAAAATAGGACTCACTCTCTCCTTTTTTTCTTTTGGGAATTTTGGAATAAACGGAAGAAGGCGTAAAAAGACACCGGGATTAGTTTTTAAAACCTCGGCAATAATGACCAAAACAACGGCGAGAAAAAAAGAAAAGCTGAAATAAAACTCCGGCAGGAAACGATTCGGAACCGGTAAATAAGTCGTACTAATACTGGGCGCCACATAAATAAGCGTAAAAAACACTAAAAAATGACTCAAGCTTAAAAAAATGGCTTGTAAACTGGGCTTTCGGTCAAAAATCAAAAAAGAAAGGGCACCCAAAACCGGGACCAAAAAGAACGACGGCGGGATGAGATTCAATAGAAGTTTAACGAGTGCTTCTCCGTGCTCGGCTTGAAAAATTTTGTAAACAAAGCTCGGGTGATACCAAAAACTGGAAAGGCCGGCCGCGGCGATCAGAATCATTAAGGTCGACAGCATTTTAAACCGGCCCAAACCTAAAAGCATCTCCGAGTAGGTCAGTAAGCCCAAAAAGATTAATAAGGTAAAAAGACCGAAAGGACTGGTTAAGGCGACCAAAGCGACTCCAACCGCCGAAACCAAAAGCAAACCAATGGTGGGATTGCGTAAAAAACGCAGATTGAAAATTAAAACGATGGGCAAAATCGTTAAGGAAACCAGATGCGCACTGTCGCCAACGGCAACCGTATCATAAAATCTGGAGGCTGACAAAGTGTAAATTAAGCCTGCTAAAAGACTGATTAAGCGTCTATTGGTAATTTCCCAAACATAAAAATATAAAGAAACCGGTCCAAAAATATAGGCGCCGAAAATTAAAAACTTTAAAATTTCTTCTCTGCCTCCGGCAAGAAAAGGCAAAAGAGGCGCCGTGAATTTGCTAAAGGGCAAGGTCTTGTCCATGAGTGGCCAAATCAAAAAAAGATTGAGGATTAAAACAAGAAGGGGCAAAACCAAGGTATGCAAATTTAAACTGATGCGGGGAGCGGCTGGGGTTGACAATTTTGCATGATTACTTAAGCGTCTAAAAAACCGCATGGTTTTATTTTAGTAAAAATGCCATGGGTTATCAAGAATGAAGAAGGTATAAACTCCTTTAATTATTCTTAGCAGATATCAAGTTACTACTTGAATTTTAGCGTTTAATGTTTTATTAATATATCTATAGTAAAGAGAAGGGGGGTGATAAAAATGAAAAAAATATTATTCATCTTGGCCATATGTTTCCTTTTAGGCTTTACCTTAGCCAACGGTCATAAAGGTGATGGATGCGGATGGCCGACAACTCCATTTTCTAGTTTAAAACTTTGTCCCTATTTATAAATTAAAATAAAAACAGATCTTATTTTTATTTTATTTGCTTTCAGTAATTCTGTTTTTTAACCTATTTCTTTCTTTGACAAGAAGGTTTTTCTCTTCCCCATTGATATTTTACCTCCCTCATCATTTTTCTCTTCCAACACATAAGAGTAACTAAACCACCAAAAGAAAAACAACCACAAGATTAAAATAATAACCGAGGAATAATCATGGATGACCGTCGCCGGAACCCCTCTTACATAAACGATCAAAATCGCTACTAAACTGATTCTTAAAATATTAACAAGGATTGTTCCTAAAATTCCTATCATGGCACATTCGATTTTTGAAACCTTCGTATAGGCTCCCTGTAAACCAGTTGCTAGGGTTAGCAATAAAACTAACATTGATTGCCAACCTAAACAATTCCAGGAAATGATGATTTTTTCCCAGACGCCGTTTTTTA is a window from the Patescibacteria group bacterium genome containing:
- a CDS encoding exosortase/archaeosortase family protein; translation: MKGNPKATFLTIFSLLAIFLLLLPFLTTFNELLTSIFLKMGWYRLIESFILPLETRMIVVFLGAMGQQASASATSISILKNGVWEKIIISWNCLGWQSMLVLLLTLATGLQGAYTKVSKIECAMIGILGTILVNILRISLVAILIVYVRGVPATVIHDYSSVIILILWLFFFWWFSYSYVLEEKNDEGGKISMGKRKTFLSKKEIG